Proteins encoded by one window of Halomonas chromatireducens:
- a CDS encoding alpha/beta hydrolase → MLRILVSLAAIYAIVVALAWFFQDRLLYLPHMGREHVGTPADRGMAWEPVDLETEDGLTLDAWWIPADEARGSLLFFHGNAGNISHRLDSIRQFNRLGLSVLIVDYRGYGRSEGSPSEAGTARDARASWRWLVEEAEVPAEEIVLFGRSLGAAVAAELAAGLAPDVSPAAVVLESPFRSVPSLGQSLYPFLPVRWLANLEYDTETYVTRFTAPLLVIHSREDEIIPFSQGEAVFEAANDPKELLVIRGGHNTGFLDSEPEYSEGIDAFLEELAGLQRH, encoded by the coding sequence ATGCTGCGTATCCTCGTTTCGCTGGCGGCGATCTATGCCATCGTGGTGGCTCTGGCCTGGTTCTTCCAGGATCGCCTGCTCTACCTGCCGCACATGGGGCGGGAGCACGTCGGAACGCCGGCGGACCGTGGCATGGCGTGGGAGCCGGTCGATCTCGAGACAGAAGATGGGCTGACGCTGGATGCTTGGTGGATACCGGCCGATGAAGCGCGCGGCAGCCTGCTGTTCTTTCACGGCAATGCCGGCAATATCTCCCATCGCCTGGATTCGATTCGCCAGTTCAACCGGCTCGGCCTGTCGGTGCTGATCGTCGACTATCGGGGCTATGGCCGCAGCGAAGGCAGTCCGTCTGAAGCCGGCACGGCCAGGGATGCCCGGGCCAGCTGGCGTTGGCTGGTCGAGGAGGCCGAGGTTCCGGCCGAGGAGATCGTACTGTTCGGGCGCTCGCTGGGGGCTGCCGTGGCGGCGGAACTGGCCGCCGGGCTGGCGCCCGACGTGAGCCCGGCTGCGGTGGTCCTGGAGTCACCCTTCCGCTCGGTACCGTCGCTGGGCCAGAGCCTGTACCCGTTCCTGCCGGTACGCTGGCTGGCAAACCTGGAATACGATACCGAGACCTATGTGACCCGGTTCACGGCTCCGCTGCTGGTGATCCACAGCCGTGAGGATGAGATCATCCCCTTCTCCCAGGGCGAGGCGGTCTTCGAGGCGGCCAATGATCCCAAGGAGCTGCTGGTGATTCGAGGAGGCCACAACACCGGGTTCCTCGACAGCGAACCCGAGTACTCCGAGGGCATCGACGCCTTCCTGGAGGAGCTGGCCGGCCTGCAACGGCATTGA
- a CDS encoding YebC/PmpR family DNA-binding transcriptional regulator, whose protein sequence is MGRAFQNRKESMAKTAAAKTKVYSKYGREIYVVAKAGGVDPSANLSLRGLLERAKKDQVPSHVIDKALDKASGVGGEDFSPARYEGFGPGNCMVIVECLTDNPNRTFGDVRACFNKAKSKLGTPGTVSHMFDHCAILAFSGDDEEATLEALMEADVDVTDIESEDGHITVFAPHTEYAKAKQALLDAFGELDFEIDEIQFVPQTTTPVEGDDVAMFEKLLDTLNDLDDVQNVFHNADVQTNS, encoded by the coding sequence ATGGGCAGGGCCTTTCAGAACCGCAAGGAATCCATGGCCAAGACGGCCGCCGCCAAGACCAAGGTGTACAGTAAATACGGGCGTGAGATCTACGTGGTCGCCAAGGCCGGGGGCGTCGACCCTTCCGCCAACCTGAGCCTGCGCGGGCTTCTCGAACGCGCCAAGAAGGACCAGGTGCCGTCGCACGTGATCGACAAGGCGCTGGACAAGGCCAGCGGCGTGGGCGGCGAGGACTTCTCGCCGGCACGCTATGAGGGTTTCGGGCCGGGCAACTGCATGGTCATCGTCGAGTGCCTGACCGACAACCCGAACCGCACCTTCGGTGACGTCCGAGCCTGTTTCAACAAGGCCAAGAGCAAGCTCGGCACCCCCGGCACCGTCAGCCACATGTTCGACCACTGCGCGATTCTCGCCTTCAGCGGCGACGACGAGGAAGCCACCCTCGAGGCGCTGATGGAAGCCGACGTGGACGTCACCGACATCGAAAGCGAGGATGGCCACATCACCGTCTTTGCACCGCATACCGAATATGCCAAGGCCAAGCAGGCCCTGCTCGACGCCTTTGGTGAGCTCGACTTCGAGATCGACGAGATCCAGTTCGTGCCCCAGACCACCACGCCGGTCGAAGGCGACGACGTCGCCATGTTCGAGAAGCTGCTCGATACGCTCAATGACCTGGACGACGTTCAGAACGTGTTCCATAACGCCGACGTTCAAACGAACAGCTGA
- a CDS encoding M24 family metallopeptidase: MDHHQYRHALAAHLQAAELAFPEAEYDARQGRVRAAMADSELDALLVTDPADIYYLTGYNTFEVSVHTCLVFSGDRLVLQVPSIETGPAVVTARVDELLGYRWEGIEEVLEPLAETLSGFAAIGLDPFSPTLRHGIIGPLQQRLGAERFQAGGGELLDRIRIVKSEAELACLRDSARITSRGLAAAIEVIAPGMTDNDVAAEGARALLAAGSEFMSMQPIVTTGRRISVIHMNHQRHRIEPDEPVFLEFGASFRRYTAPMMRTAVAGRASGEMQAMRDVCRALFEALSAAMRPGNTFDDAARAAESVLAPQVDRVFFSGVFGYAVGAQFPPSWVEGSGYIARGQQRKFEAGMVFHLPLCLRVPGEWGIGISDTVQVTPTGGVPITDNDWQLKERSGS; encoded by the coding sequence ATGGACCATCATCAGTACCGTCATGCCCTGGCGGCCCACCTGCAGGCTGCCGAACTGGCCTTCCCCGAAGCCGAGTACGATGCGCGACAGGGGCGGGTCCGCGCCGCGATGGCGGACAGCGAACTGGATGCCCTGCTGGTCACCGATCCTGCCGACATCTACTACCTCACCGGATACAACACCTTCGAGGTATCGGTGCATACCTGCCTGGTATTTTCGGGGGATCGCCTGGTGTTGCAGGTGCCCTCCATCGAGACCGGCCCGGCGGTGGTCACGGCCCGGGTCGACGAGCTGCTGGGCTATCGCTGGGAGGGTATCGAGGAGGTGCTCGAGCCCTTGGCAGAGACGCTATCGGGCTTTGCGGCCATCGGCCTGGATCCCTTCAGCCCCACCCTGCGCCACGGCATCATCGGTCCCTTGCAGCAGCGCCTGGGGGCCGAGCGATTTCAGGCCGGGGGTGGTGAGCTGCTGGATCGCATCCGCATCGTCAAGAGTGAGGCGGAGCTGGCCTGTCTGCGCGATAGTGCGCGGATCACCTCGCGGGGGCTGGCTGCCGCCATCGAGGTCATTGCACCGGGCATGACCGACAACGATGTTGCGGCGGAAGGCGCCCGTGCGCTGCTGGCGGCGGGTAGTGAATTCATGAGCATGCAGCCCATCGTCACCACCGGGCGGCGTATCAGCGTGATCCACATGAACCACCAGCGTCACCGGATCGAGCCGGATGAGCCGGTATTTCTTGAGTTCGGTGCTTCTTTCCGTCGTTACACGGCGCCGATGATGCGAACTGCGGTGGCAGGGCGTGCCAGCGGGGAGATGCAGGCCATGCGCGATGTCTGCCGCGCACTGTTCGAGGCACTGAGCGCGGCCATGCGGCCGGGCAACACCTTCGACGATGCCGCGCGGGCCGCGGAGTCGGTGCTGGCACCCCAGGTTGACCGGGTGTTTTTCTCGGGTGTCTTCGGCTATGCCGTGGGAGCACAGTTCCCGCCCAGCTGGGTCGAAGGCAGCGGCTATATCGCCCGTGGCCAGCAGCGAAAGTTCGAGGCAGGCATGGTCTTCCACCTGCCGCTCTGTCTGCGGGTGCCGGGGGAGTGGGGCATCGGTATCAGCGATACCGTTCAGGTGACGCCCACTGGGGGCGTGCCGATCACCGATAACGATTGGCAGCTCAAGGAGCGTTCGGGGAGCTGA
- a CDS encoding rhomboid family intramembrane serine protease: protein MGMTLVLVVVTTTVSVLAWMWPRLFDALIYWPPGVSRGQWWRLLGHGFIHADSTHLLFNMITLYFFGTVMELVLTPHIGSAGFILFYLSGLLVAILPTHLRHRHDTRFYSLGASGAVSAMLFAYILLRPWSLLFVFFVPVPAIAFAVLYVLYSFRAQRRGGDNINHSAHLWGGGWGVAFMLLLMGLTEMESVA, encoded by the coding sequence ATGGGCATGACGCTGGTCCTGGTCGTGGTGACGACGACGGTGAGCGTGCTGGCCTGGATGTGGCCGCGACTATTCGATGCGCTGATCTATTGGCCGCCGGGTGTGTCCCGCGGCCAATGGTGGCGACTGCTTGGCCATGGCTTCATCCACGCCGACAGTACGCACTTGCTCTTCAACATGATCACTCTCTATTTCTTCGGCACCGTGATGGAGCTGGTACTCACCCCGCACATCGGTTCGGCGGGCTTCATCCTGTTCTATCTCTCCGGACTATTGGTGGCAATCCTGCCGACCCATCTGCGCCATCGGCACGACACACGTTTTTACAGCCTGGGGGCGTCGGGGGCGGTATCGGCAATGCTGTTCGCCTATATCCTGCTGCGGCCCTGGTCGCTGCTGTTCGTCTTCTTCGTGCCGGTGCCGGCGATCGCTTTTGCCGTCCTCTATGTCCTCTATTCGTTTCGCGCCCAGCGGCGCGGTGGCGACAATATCAATCACAGCGCCCACCTCTGGGGTGGTGGCTGGGGCGTCGCCTTCATGCTCCTCCTGATGGGGCTCACGGAGATGGAGAGCGTGGCGTGA
- a CDS encoding glutathione S-transferase family protein has product MHDSLVLYTNPMSRGRIARWILEEVGAPYRTELIDYGPAMKSPDYLAINPMGKVPAIRHGTTIVTECAAICAYLADAFPEADLAPPLTARGAYYRWLFFAAGPLEAATTDRDLGMEPNTEQQARVGYGSIEAVLETLEQAVSVSEYIAGAHFSAADVYLGSHIGWGLQFGSLESCPAFVDYWARVSDREAFRRANELDDRAMSSVAKHHPA; this is encoded by the coding sequence ATGCATGATTCCCTCGTACTCTATACCAACCCCATGTCCCGCGGTCGTATCGCTCGCTGGATACTGGAAGAAGTCGGCGCGCCCTATCGCACTGAACTCATCGACTACGGCCCCGCCATGAAGTCGCCCGACTACCTGGCCATCAACCCGATGGGCAAGGTACCGGCGATTCGCCACGGCACGACTATCGTGACCGAATGCGCGGCTATCTGCGCCTACCTAGCGGATGCCTTCCCCGAGGCCGACCTCGCCCCACCGCTTACCGCACGTGGAGCCTATTATCGTTGGCTATTCTTCGCGGCCGGGCCGCTGGAAGCTGCCACGACCGATCGGGACCTCGGCATGGAGCCCAATACCGAACAGCAGGCTCGGGTCGGGTACGGCAGCATCGAAGCGGTGCTAGAAACGTTGGAACAGGCGGTCAGCGTCAGTGAATACATCGCCGGCGCACACTTCTCGGCAGCCGATGTCTACCTCGGCTCACATATCGGCTGGGGCCTGCAGTTCGGCAGCCTGGAGTCATGCCCCGCCTTCGTCGACTACTGGGCGCGGGTCAGTGACCGCGAAGCGTTTCGGCGCGCCAACGAGCTGGACGATCGGGCCATGTCATCCGTAGCGAAACATCATCCCGCCTGA
- the soxR gene encoding redox-sensitive transcriptional activator SoxR — protein sequence MQSHLHRELSVGEVAERSGLAVSAIHFYEGKGLISSRRNAGNQRRFSRDVLRRVAIIKVAQRTGISLAEIRQAFETLPASRAPTAADWQRLSARWRHALDDRIARLTRLRDQLDHCIGCGCLSMNDCPLRNPQDELADEGTGPRLLDPD from the coding sequence ATGCAGTCACACCTGCACCGGGAGCTCAGCGTTGGTGAGGTGGCTGAGCGCAGCGGTCTGGCGGTCTCGGCCATCCACTTCTATGAGGGCAAGGGCCTGATCAGCAGTCGCCGCAACGCCGGCAACCAACGGCGATTCAGCCGCGATGTGCTTCGGCGGGTGGCCATCATCAAGGTCGCTCAGCGCACCGGTATCTCGTTGGCCGAGATACGCCAGGCCTTCGAGACGCTTCCCGCATCCCGGGCCCCCACCGCCGCCGACTGGCAGCGCCTTTCCGCACGCTGGCGACATGCACTCGACGATCGTATTGCCCGGCTGACCCGGCTGCGTGACCAGCTCGATCACTGTATCGGCTGTGGTTGCCTTTCGATGAACGACTGCCCGCTGCGTAATCCGCAGGACGAACTGGCCGATGAAGGAACCGGCCCCCGCCTGCTGGACCCCGATTGA
- a CDS encoding ABC transporter ATP-binding protein, with amino-acid sequence MFRFFETLVNPYPAGKPETPPRGLLPFILHFSRPVLPLLILMSLLTALVSAAEVLFFSYLGELVDWLSGAEREGFFAEHGWRLGAMAAIVVIGLPLLVLMQSLLTHQAIFGNYPMIGRWLAHRHMLGQSMAFYQDEFAGRVSQKVMQTALAIRETVMKLLGLLVYVVVYFGGAMLLMGIAEPWLMLPLVAWLAGYIAIMWIFVPRLRRVSMEQADARARMTGRIVDSYSNIQTIKLFADTRREQAYARDAMEGFMVTVHRQMRLATLLSVCLTLLNSLLLTSVVAMAIGAWYFQAISLGAIAVAIALVMRIRFMSDWILWEVAGLFENIGTVQDGINTIAREPAVKDLPGAATLTVPRGEIHFDALQFGYERPDGEGIRVFDGMSLTIAPGERVGVIGRSGAGKSTLANLLLRFYDLEGGRIVIDGQNIAEVTQESLRRQIGMVTQDTSLLHRSVRDNIRYGSPHATEAEVEEAVRRAHADSFINDLVDLKGRRGLDAHVGERGVKLSGGQRQRIAIARVLLKNAPILVLDEATSALDSEVEAAIQEQLYTLMEGKTVIAIAHRLSTIAMLDRLVVIDEGRIVESGSHQELLARDGLYAALWRRQSGGFLGLDIDAEAEQHHGRPLGVET; translated from the coding sequence ATGTTCCGTTTCTTTGAAACCCTGGTGAACCCTTACCCGGCGGGTAAGCCCGAGACGCCTCCGAGGGGGCTCCTGCCCTTCATCCTGCATTTTTCGCGGCCAGTGCTGCCGTTGCTGATCCTGATGTCGCTGCTCACGGCACTGGTGTCGGCCGCCGAGGTGCTCTTTTTCAGCTATCTCGGCGAGCTGGTGGATTGGCTGTCGGGTGCCGAGCGTGAGGGGTTCTTCGCCGAACACGGTTGGCGCCTGGGAGCCATGGCGGCAATAGTGGTGATCGGGTTGCCGCTGCTGGTATTGATGCAGTCCCTGCTGACCCATCAGGCGATCTTCGGCAACTATCCGATGATCGGTCGCTGGCTTGCGCATCGCCACATGCTCGGTCAAAGCATGGCGTTCTACCAGGATGAGTTTGCCGGGCGCGTCTCGCAAAAGGTGATGCAGACGGCGCTCGCCATCCGCGAGACGGTAATGAAGCTGTTGGGCCTGCTGGTCTATGTAGTCGTCTACTTCGGCGGCGCGATGCTGCTCATGGGCATTGCCGAGCCCTGGCTGATGCTGCCCCTGGTGGCCTGGCTGGCCGGATACATCGCGATCATGTGGATATTCGTGCCGAGGCTGCGCCGGGTCTCCATGGAGCAGGCCGATGCCCGCGCCCGCATGACCGGCCGTATCGTCGACAGCTACAGCAATATCCAGACCATCAAGCTGTTCGCTGATACCCGGCGGGAGCAGGCCTATGCCCGCGATGCCATGGAAGGCTTCATGGTCACGGTGCATCGCCAGATGCGCCTGGCAACGCTGCTGTCGGTGTGCCTGACGCTGCTCAACTCGCTGTTGCTGACGAGCGTCGTGGCCATGGCCATCGGTGCCTGGTACTTCCAGGCCATTTCACTGGGTGCCATCGCCGTGGCCATCGCCCTGGTGATGCGCATCCGCTTCATGTCCGACTGGATCCTGTGGGAGGTGGCGGGACTGTTCGAGAATATCGGTACGGTGCAGGACGGCATCAACACCATCGCCCGGGAGCCGGCGGTGAAGGACCTCCCCGGTGCCGCCACCCTTACCGTGCCGCGCGGGGAGATCCACTTCGATGCGCTGCAGTTCGGCTATGAGCGTCCCGATGGTGAAGGCATTCGGGTCTTTGATGGCATGAGCCTGACCATCGCTCCCGGTGAGCGAGTTGGCGTCATTGGCCGCTCCGGGGCGGGCAAGTCGACCCTGGCCAATCTGCTGCTTCGCTTCTACGACCTGGAGGGCGGACGCATCGTGATCGACGGTCAAAACATCGCCGAAGTCACCCAGGAGTCGCTGCGACGCCAGATCGGGATGGTCACCCAGGACACCTCGCTGCTGCACCGCTCGGTGCGAGACAACATTCGTTACGGAAGCCCCCATGCCACAGAGGCGGAGGTCGAGGAGGCGGTGCGTCGTGCCCATGCCGATAGCTTCATCAACGACCTGGTGGATCTCAAGGGGCGTCGCGGCCTGGACGCACATGTGGGAGAGCGCGGCGTCAAGCTTTCCGGTGGCCAACGCCAGCGTATCGCCATCGCCCGAGTGCTGCTCAAGAATGCGCCGATCCTGGTGCTCGATGAAGCCACGTCGGCGCTCGACTCAGAGGTCGAAGCGGCGATCCAGGAGCAGCTCTACACCCTGATGGAGGGCAAGACGGTGATCGCTATTGCACACCGGCTGTCGACCATCGCCATGCTCGATCGACTCGTGGTAATCGACGAGGGTCGAATCGTCGAGAGTGGGAGTCATCAGGAACTGCTGGCCCGCGATGGGCTCTACGCCGCGCTCTGGCGTCGCCAGTCCGGCGGTTTTCTGGGGCTGGACATTGACGCTGAGGCAGAGCAACACCACGGCAGGCCGCTGGGTGTGGAAACCTGA
- a CDS encoding RidA family protein, translating into MKVVEREVINPRGVPNTLQYGFSQAVMVKGNYRVHLSGQVGVDAHECLVGTDLEGQTFAALDNIAAILGALGGELSDVVMMRIYIAEPARYDQEGVMRALLARFPKSPPATSWMIVSGLSEPEWLIEIEAEAVLPE; encoded by the coding sequence ATGAAAGTCGTGGAAAGAGAGGTCATCAATCCGCGTGGTGTGCCGAATACGCTGCAGTACGGTTTCAGCCAGGCCGTCATGGTCAAGGGAAACTATCGCGTCCATCTCTCGGGACAGGTTGGCGTCGATGCCCATGAATGTCTGGTCGGCACCGATCTCGAAGGTCAGACCTTTGCCGCGCTGGACAACATTGCGGCGATTCTAGGCGCCTTGGGCGGCGAACTCTCGGACGTGGTGATGATGCGGATCTATATCGCCGAGCCCGCCCGCTATGACCAGGAGGGCGTGATGCGGGCGCTGCTTGCGCGCTTCCCCAAGTCGCCGCCGGCGACGTCCTGGATGATCGTGAGCGGCCTCTCAGAGCCGGAGTGGCTGATCGAGATCGAGGCTGAAGCGGTGCTTCCGGAATAG
- a CDS encoding methyl-accepting chemotaxis protein: protein MWLPAFAHLLLCLGVGLATGTLGLTVIFAVTAFPLAALVQWKLPGHIVNGFIKAALFMGLSIVLIEQSGGMIEAHFSIFIMLAVLILYSDWRVIAFGGLVIAVHHALFTWLQYGGHVHLYQSVGSHGEKASLIASLLMHAGAVVAQVVVLGFLARELRHMVDDSLTVCEFAETASEGRLDMSLSSAQLTRPAIASISNMQQKLTGTLGAAREAAKQVNALGDGLFKAHDSVRSQARHNTAQVERVSAAATELAATTRESAEKTSQTRQLATEAELAAKSGGAKAASLRDAMQLLEENARNIASLLGEIDNITFQTNLLTLNASVEAARAGEHDRGFAVVASEVRTLAQRTSETAGRIRERVQQTETGVRSGVQQTQDVDQTMQQVMKTFQEVASRLAEIDHATSQQHLGIEDLDASVGEMQSSIQRSAHSLEDAHRLAEHLAQVATSLMASINEFTFHEDSIPSTTAKHDRPTLPAPSAASLNAPSPVT from the coding sequence ATGTGGCTGCCCGCCTTCGCCCACCTGTTACTCTGCCTGGGCGTCGGGCTTGCCACCGGCACGCTGGGCCTTACGGTGATATTTGCAGTGACCGCCTTCCCGCTGGCCGCCCTGGTGCAATGGAAGCTGCCCGGTCATATCGTCAATGGCTTTATCAAGGCAGCCCTGTTCATGGGCCTGTCGATAGTACTGATCGAACAGAGTGGCGGCATGATCGAGGCGCACTTCAGCATCTTCATCATGCTGGCGGTGCTCATCCTCTATAGCGACTGGCGAGTCATTGCTTTCGGTGGCCTGGTCATCGCCGTACATCATGCGCTCTTCACCTGGCTGCAATATGGGGGGCATGTCCACCTATACCAGAGCGTTGGCAGCCACGGGGAAAAAGCCAGCCTGATTGCCTCTCTGCTGATGCACGCCGGCGCGGTGGTGGCACAGGTCGTGGTACTTGGCTTTCTGGCCCGTGAGCTGCGTCACATGGTGGACGATAGCCTCACGGTCTGCGAATTTGCCGAAACCGCCAGCGAAGGACGACTGGACATGTCGCTTTCCAGCGCACAGCTGACGCGGCCCGCCATTGCTTCCATCAGCAACATGCAGCAGAAGCTGACCGGCACCCTAGGCGCTGCGCGTGAGGCGGCAAAGCAAGTCAATGCGCTGGGTGACGGATTGTTCAAGGCGCACGACAGCGTGCGCAGCCAGGCAAGGCACAATACGGCCCAGGTGGAGCGCGTTTCCGCTGCAGCCACAGAACTGGCAGCAACGACCCGGGAGAGTGCCGAGAAAACCTCCCAGACCAGACAGCTGGCCACCGAGGCCGAACTCGCCGCCAAGAGCGGTGGGGCAAAGGCCGCCTCACTGCGCGACGCAATGCAACTGCTGGAGGAGAACGCCAGGAACATTGCCAGCCTGCTGGGCGAGATCGACAATATTACCTTTCAGACCAACCTGCTGACGCTGAATGCCTCCGTAGAGGCTGCGCGGGCCGGCGAGCACGACCGTGGTTTTGCCGTGGTGGCAAGCGAGGTTCGCACGCTGGCGCAACGAACCAGCGAAACCGCCGGCAGGATCCGCGAGCGCGTACAACAGACTGAAACGGGCGTACGCAGCGGCGTACAACAGACCCAGGATGTCGACCAGACCATGCAACAAGTCATGAAAACGTTCCAGGAGGTGGCCTCACGCCTCGCCGAAATCGACCATGCCACCTCCCAGCAACACCTTGGCATTGAGGACCTCGACGCCAGCGTCGGCGAGATGCAGTCTTCGATCCAGCGCTCGGCACACTCACTGGAAGACGCCCATCGACTGGCCGAACACCTGGCACAAGTGGCAACGTCGCTCATGGCCTCCATCAACGAGTTCACGTTTCACGAAGATAGCATCCCGTCAACCACGGCAAAGCACGACAGACCGACGCTACCGGCTCCTTCGGCCGCCTCCTTAAACGCTCCCTCACCGGTGACATGA
- a CDS encoding NAD(P)H-dependent oxidoreductase: MSSPHPHALIVFCHPEPHSFNGALKDVAVETLQRQGYSVEVSDLYAEGFDPVEGPAHFAERGESGTFLPLTEQRHAFEGGTLPADVQREIERLERADLVILQLPLWWHAQPAMLKGWFDRVFVYGGLYSGRIRYDRGRFPEKRVMLSVTTGAPAPTFTRHGRSGHIVALLWPVHYSLYYLGVSVLPPQVTYGVQGGGLSYEAEETFRQRLEAEKAAWAQRLEGLGNEAPISFAGWDDWDEQGVLKAGHPDIWQL, encoded by the coding sequence ATGAGTAGTCCCCACCCACATGCCCTGATCGTGTTCTGCCACCCCGAGCCCCACTCCTTCAATGGCGCCCTGAAGGACGTTGCCGTCGAAACCTTGCAGCGCCAGGGTTATAGCGTCGAGGTCTCGGACCTCTACGCCGAAGGCTTCGACCCGGTGGAGGGGCCAGCGCACTTCGCCGAGCGCGGCGAATCCGGCACCTTCCTGCCGCTCACCGAGCAGCGCCACGCCTTCGAGGGCGGCACCCTGCCCGCCGACGTGCAGCGCGAGATCGAGCGGCTCGAGCGCGCCGACCTGGTGATCCTGCAGCTCCCGCTGTGGTGGCACGCCCAGCCGGCAATGCTCAAGGGCTGGTTCGACCGGGTGTTCGTCTACGGCGGGCTCTACTCCGGCCGGATACGCTACGACCGCGGGCGCTTTCCGGAGAAGCGGGTGATGCTCTCGGTGACCACCGGCGCCCCGGCGCCTACCTTCACCCGGCACGGTCGCAGCGGCCATATCGTGGCGCTGCTGTGGCCGGTCCACTATTCGCTCTACTACCTCGGCGTCAGCGTGCTGCCGCCCCAGGTCACCTACGGCGTTCAGGGCGGCGGGTTGAGCTACGAAGCGGAGGAGACATTCCGCCAGCGCCTGGAGGCCGAGAAGGCGGCCTGGGCGCAACGGCTGGAAGGACTCGGCAATGAGGCGCCGATCTCCTTCGCCGGCTGGGACGACTGGGACGAGCAGGGCGTGCTCAAGGCGGGGCATCCCGATATCTGGCAGCTGTGA